In Aquiflexum balticum DSM 16537, a single genomic region encodes these proteins:
- a CDS encoding DUF1552 domain-containing protein, with the protein MGNWHISRRRMLKGLGATIALPFLQAMVPPGMSMYNMEKKPIRFACLFMPNGVNKFHWTPEQYGRNFELSSTLRPLSNVKDDILVLNNLMNKGSIFPGADGHYAKTANLLTGLPIYQTVGDNLHSGGISFDQLIAKHIGQDTLLDSVQYGMERINAGIDGAVGFTRLYGSVISWKTPTQPCSREIEPRMAFDRLFRSSLPDSKPKNEKWKKSVLDIVKEDADALQRKLGRSDQDKLEEYLESIRSIEKRIDNEEKIKAFEKQITPEIQKELIGLNMRIDEFNETFIGVDITEKTRQMLDIMALAFWTDATRVGTFMFGNSVSNRNFSFLPGVQGSHHQLSHHQNLEDQMEQYRIINEWHVNQYAYFLEKLKSLPDGDSNLLDNSMVMFCSGLRDGNSHSPYNLPILVGGKGGGGLKPGQNLDFGKDTPLANLYLSMARVLDMPLECFADSTGELCEIHV; encoded by the coding sequence ATGGGAAATTGGCATATTTCACGTCGACGAATGCTAAAAGGCTTAGGAGCAACTATTGCGCTGCCTTTTTTACAGGCTATGGTCCCCCCGGGGATGAGCATGTATAATATGGAGAAGAAACCTATCCGATTCGCCTGCTTGTTTATGCCCAATGGGGTCAATAAATTCCATTGGACACCCGAACAGTACGGAAGGAATTTTGAACTGAGCTCAACCTTGAGGCCATTGTCCAATGTAAAAGATGACATTCTCGTTCTGAATAATCTGATGAATAAAGGCTCCATTTTTCCTGGTGCAGATGGACATTATGCCAAAACAGCCAACTTATTGACAGGACTTCCAATTTATCAGACTGTTGGTGACAATTTACATAGTGGGGGAATTTCATTTGATCAGCTGATAGCAAAGCATATTGGCCAAGACACTTTGCTTGATTCTGTTCAGTATGGTATGGAGCGGATCAATGCAGGTATCGACGGAGCTGTTGGATTCACCAGACTCTATGGGTCTGTCATTTCCTGGAAAACCCCAACTCAACCATGTTCGAGAGAAATAGAACCAAGAATGGCCTTTGACAGGTTGTTCCGCAGCAGTCTTCCCGACTCTAAACCAAAGAATGAAAAATGGAAGAAAAGCGTACTGGACATTGTCAAGGAAGACGCAGATGCCCTACAAAGAAAATTGGGAAGGTCTGATCAGGACAAATTGGAGGAATACCTGGAGTCTATACGGTCTATAGAAAAGCGCATAGACAATGAAGAAAAAATCAAGGCTTTCGAAAAACAGATTACTCCCGAAATACAAAAAGAACTTATCGGCCTGAATATGCGGATTGATGAATTCAACGAAACCTTCATTGGGGTGGATATTACCGAGAAAACGAGGCAAATGCTAGATATCATGGCCTTGGCTTTTTGGACAGATGCTACTAGGGTTGGCACATTTATGTTTGGAAATTCTGTAAGTAACAGAAATTTTTCTTTTCTCCCAGGCGTACAGGGAAGTCATCACCAATTGTCCCATCACCAAAATCTTGAAGATCAAATGGAACAGTACAGGATCATCAATGAATGGCATGTCAACCAATATGCCTATTTTCTGGAAAAATTGAAATCTCTTCCAGATGGAGATAGCAATCTTTTGGACAATTCGATGGTCATGTTCTGTTCGGGTTTAAGGGATGGGAATTCCCACTCTCCTTACAACTTACCGATTTTGGTTGGAGGAAAAGGCGGCGGCGGGCTCAAACCCGGTCAAAATTTGGATTTCGGAAAAGACACTCCACTGGCAAATCTTTATCTTTCCATGGCCAGAGTACTGGATATGCCACTTGAATGCTTTGCGGACAGTACAGGTGAATTATGTGAAATCCATGTATAG
- a CDS encoding DUF1592 domain-containing protein — protein MKTWIYFTAFLAFAAAANAATLAVEESDVDHIEILMPLAEKHCFSCHHDTKRSGGLSIRSYFMGINDFEKRIVRGGKVWTHIIQTVQSGEMPPAGEPLMTSEEREAFIYSVNSILLKSLSANDPGRVVIRRLSHTEYEYTILNLVGVKFDAKSRFPSDGSGGAGFDNFPNTLFVTPLKMERYYDAAEEIMDMAYADPEIWKSIVPRPYKVSLWNRLTNWIAKLFAGDNYVGKHVVAAEEVIVPFASNAFRRFLKPEEKQTYLSLFEEVYDGTPGNNRFNVAIKETLKAVLISPNFLYRYEEEQPVDHAYPLSNFELASRLSFFLWSTFPDKELFEVAYRGNLQDPVVIRNQVIRMLNDEKSKHFSESFATQWFGVNRFREDVTADPERYPEMTASLREAMYNELVEYFHHVLTGSKNFLDLIDSDYTFLNEELANHYGIADVKGAEFRKVALHNNPRGGILGMGSVLTATSLPIRTSPVLRGKWVLEEILGTPAPPPPPDAGELPEEAAADKNASIRDLLTFHRSKPACINCHQKMDPIGFGLENFDAVGRWRDSYGFDPIVAWDTLPSGEIFNGPSELKKILATKKELFARTLSEKTFTYAIGRNVEFKDELYIQGLIKNLIENDFNTEQFIIALATSYPFRYKVNDGAEKFKILAKN, from the coding sequence ATGAAAACCTGGATCTACTTTACAGCCTTTCTTGCTTTTGCAGCCGCTGCCAACGCAGCAACACTGGCTGTTGAGGAATCTGATGTTGATCATATTGAAATACTGATGCCCTTGGCTGAAAAGCATTGTTTTTCCTGCCATCATGATACCAAACGATCAGGTGGACTTAGCATCAGAAGTTATTTCATGGGGATCAACGATTTTGAGAAAAGAATTGTTAGGGGAGGAAAAGTATGGACACATATCATCCAAACCGTACAGTCTGGAGAAATGCCTCCTGCCGGGGAACCCCTCATGACTTCAGAGGAACGGGAAGCCTTCATCTATTCTGTCAATTCCATATTGCTCAAATCACTTTCTGCCAATGACCCTGGCAGGGTTGTCATCAGAAGGTTGAGCCACACAGAGTATGAATACACCATTTTGAATTTGGTAGGAGTTAAGTTTGATGCCAAGTCAAGATTTCCTAGCGACGGCTCCGGAGGCGCAGGATTTGATAACTTCCCAAACACTTTGTTTGTCACTCCGCTCAAAATGGAACGCTACTACGATGCGGCAGAAGAAATTATGGACATGGCCTATGCCGACCCTGAAATCTGGAAGAGTATTGTCCCTCGTCCTTATAAGGTCAGTCTTTGGAACCGCCTCACCAATTGGATTGCAAAATTGTTTGCAGGGGATAATTATGTTGGTAAACATGTGGTCGCAGCTGAGGAAGTTATTGTACCATTTGCAAGCAATGCCTTCAGAAGATTTTTGAAACCGGAAGAAAAACAAACTTACCTGTCACTATTCGAGGAAGTATATGATGGAACACCCGGAAATAACAGATTCAATGTTGCTATTAAAGAAACCTTGAAAGCAGTGTTGATATCGCCTAATTTCTTGTACCGTTATGAAGAAGAGCAACCTGTGGATCACGCCTATCCCCTCAGTAACTTTGAATTGGCTAGCAGACTGTCCTTCTTTTTATGGTCAACTTTTCCTGATAAAGAACTTTTTGAAGTGGCCTATAGGGGAAACTTACAAGATCCTGTGGTAATCAGAAATCAGGTCATTAGAATGTTGAATGACGAAAAATCAAAGCACTTTTCCGAAAGTTTTGCTACACAGTGGTTTGGTGTGAACAGATTTAGAGAAGACGTCACAGCTGATCCTGAAAGATATCCTGAAATGACGGCTTCTTTGAGAGAGGCGATGTACAATGAATTAGTGGAATATTTTCACCATGTACTTACTGGTAGCAAAAACTTTCTGGATCTGATCGATAGTGATTATACTTTTTTGAACGAAGAACTCGCAAATCATTATGGAATAGCGGATGTTAAGGGTGCTGAATTTCGAAAAGTAGCACTCCATAATAACCCAAGAGGAGGGATATTGGGGATGGGAAGTGTCTTAACGGCTACCTCCTTACCCATCAGAACGAGCCCCGTGCTAAGGGGGAAATGGGTTTTGGAAGAAATCCTTGGAACTCCGGCGCCTCCACCTCCACCAGATGCGGGAGAATTGCCGGAAGAAGCTGCTGCTGATAAGAATGCTAGTATCAGGGATTTATTGACTTTTCACCGATCCAAGCCTGCCTGTATAAACTGTCATCAAAAGATGGACCCTATCGGCTTTGGCCTTGAAAATTTTGATGCGGTAGGCAGATGGCGGGACAGCTATGGATTTGATCCCATAGTGGCATGGGATACCTTGCCAAGTGGAGAAATATTCAACGGCCCAAGTGAATTGAAAAAAATCCTGGCCACTAAAAAGGAATTGTTTGCAAGGACACTTTCGGAAAAAACTTTCACTTATGCCATTGGCAGAAATGTCGAATTCAAGGATGAACTTTACATTCAAGGTCTCATTAAGAATCTGATAGAAAATGATTTTAATACAGAACAATTCATCATTGCTTTGGCAACGAGTTACCCTTTCCGGTACAAAGTGAATGATGGAGCGGAAAAATTCAAAATATTGGCTAAAAACTAA